The segment GTCTCTTGATAAACAAATGTCACAAAGCCAAACATTCTCTTCTGCTGATAAGGAATCCTCACATCCTGCACTGGTCCAAAAATGCTGCCAATACACAGCACAAAATGAACAACAAATGGGTGTCCCATAACATTAGAATACTAACACTCAAAAGCACATTGCCTATTGAATCTGCTGTTCCATGATATTACTTACCTGAAATAATTGGATACATCCTCCTCCTTAAAAGTACTCTCTGCAGGGAAAGTCAGGTAAATTTGGCGAGATCCAGGATTGGCTGGAGCTAAGTTGCGATCAAGCTCACGCTCACTCCTGTATCTGCTAAATCTCCCAAGTTAAAAAAAAAGTTAAAGTATTTGATATCATTAGCAATTCCTCACTGCTCTACAATAGCCTAATGCTAATAGATTAGACTGAAACTTGCTTTTACAGTCTGGGACTAATTGCATTTGAAGCAGCCAGCAATAGTAGTATAAGAATGTTTGATGTTTAGACTGTGACTGACTTGCTCATACCTTGGGCTAATTTCAGCTTGGAGAGTCTTTCCAAACCTCTCTCCGTAGAACTGAGGTAGAGAAACTGGTGACCTTCTTCCTCGGAGAAACTCCTGCAACTCTAACTCAAATTTTTCTAATGACCCATTACTCGATCCCATGACCTCATCACTAAAATCAATCTCCCCCCTGGTACTACCACCATGAAGAAACCTGCAATTCTGGCCATTCTTGCAATACCCGCGAGCAAAATACATGCATGGCTTCCAAGCGAAAGTGGATCCAGCTGCTGTATCTGGAGTACCACCACTGATATTGCAAATATCAGCAATTGAACTAAGCCGTTTAGGTCCAACACCATTGCTAGTTGTCTGGTTCATATGATCCATGCTCAAAAGCTGGTTCCCACTGTAATAGGCTAGCATATCTGGATAGCTAAGATAATTGCCATGAGAATTGGGAGAGTCTGAAGAATCAGTGAGATATGAAAGCTGATCTTGCAACGGAAACTCTGAATCTGCAAGGGCAGGAGGATGCTCCATGTTATAGATCAATGGAAGCTTGTTAACCTGATCTGGTAGGCTGAAATTAAGGTACCCATTATTAGTACTATTACTATTACTAGCAGTAGAAGTAACACTAACACTACTTGTGGTAGAAGTATTAGGGTGTAACTCATTGGGGTGTACATGAAAATTGTTTGGCAGGGTCCTGGTCTGTGGAGAATTAATATGAGAGGATCCCCATGGAGGTGCATGAGGTGAGAGGGCGTTTGGAGAAGAGAAAACCCTGGAGGAAACCTGGGATATCTGTAGAGGCTGTAGAGGCAGATTTTGACGATTAATtctggatagatatgattgaactGAAGGAGATCCTTGCTGCTGTACTAAACCAAGGTCTTTCTTGACCTTAACAATCAAGGACTGAATCAAAGACTCCGGGCTGAAAGCCAACCTAATCATTTCCTGTTCACCATGGTCCTGTAACAACAAGTATCCCATAATTTTCGATACGTTTTCTGGCTCTAGGCTCTTGATCCTAGAGAACACAATCCTGGTAGCTTCATATGCATCCATTTCGCTGGATCCAGACCTGCAAAAcgaaatgaagattttttttttctgttGTCAGATTAACTGCAGCAGTTTCAATGGTACCAATAAAACCACATGTTCCTTCTAACATTCAACCCACGCATCATAAAGGAAGCTTACTTCACTTATTAGTGCTTTGACTAGAACTCAACTCAACTGTGCAAGAGT is part of the Cryptomeria japonica chromosome 10, Sugi_1.0, whole genome shotgun sequence genome and harbors:
- the LOC131026977 gene encoding zinc finger CCCH domain-containing protein 46; the encoded protein is MDAYEATRIVFSRIKSLEPENVSKIMGYLLLQDHGEQEMIRLAFSPESLIQSLIVKVKKDLGLVQQQGSPSVQSYLSRINRQNLPLQPLQISQVSSRVFSSPNALSPHAPPWGSSHINSPQTRTLPNNFHVHPNELHPNTSTTSSVSVTSTASNSNSTNNGYLNFSLPDQVNKLPLIYNMEHPPALADSEFPLQDQLSYLTDSSDSPNSHGNYLSYPDMLAYYSGNQLLSMDHMNQTTSNGVGPKRLSSIADICNISGGTPDTAAGSTFAWKPCMYFARGYCKNGQNCRFLHGGSTRGEIDFSDEVMGSSNGSLEKFELELQEFLRGRRSPVSLPQFYGERFGKTLQAEISPRYRSERELDRNLAPANPGSRQIYLTFPAESTFKEEDVSNYFSIFGPVQDVRIPYQQKRMFGFVTFVYQETVKTILAKGNPHYVCDARVLVKPYREKGSKSVDRKYSSYMTTQNMDIRDCNLHLGPPRLIESSNSDVMRRQLEEQELEQAIEHQARRLAELQLADRQGPQIPATPKNPTPSHENRLPNGPNHSEEEATASEDISSSALADHFAYLLQVLDSEPGYEERPTQIDHHQDRCPIPNGAIRM